A single genomic interval of Hemiscyllium ocellatum isolate sHemOce1 chromosome 44, sHemOce1.pat.X.cur, whole genome shotgun sequence harbors:
- the mpdu1b gene encoding mannose-P-dolichol utilization defect 1b has product MAVAAMLRSLALKFLLTEKCYEEFFLELNLLDVPCLKLLLSKVLGLSIIAGSVMVKLPQILKVVRARSTEGLNFNSILLEVLAITGTMVYGMRNYFPFSSWGEALFLMLQTLTIGFLILHYSGQTQTGVSCLLVYFAMLILLLSPLTPLKVVTLLQALNLPAIMVSRLIQIVTNYSNGHTGQLSAITVFLLFGGSLARIFTSVQETGDQLMILTYLVASSFNGIIAAQVLYYWRASVEKTRKMD; this is encoded by the exons ATGGCGGTCGCCGCGATGCTGAGGTCGCTGGCGCTCAAGTTCCTCCTGACGGAGAAATGCTACGAGGAATTCTTCCTGGAGTTGAACTTGCTGGACG TTCCCTGCCTGAAACTTCTGCTCAGCAAAGTCCTGGGACTGTCCATCATCGCAGGATCAGTGATGG TCAAACTCCCGCAGATATTGAAGGTAGTGAGGGCGCGGAGCACGGAGGGCCTCAACTTTAACTCTATCCTCCTGGAAGTGCTAGCCATCACCGGCACCATGGTATACGGGATGAGGAACTATTTCCCCTTCAG ctcctGGGGTGAGGCGTTGTTCCTGATGCTGCAGACTCTAACCATTGGCTTTCTGATCCTGCATTACAGTGGCCAGACACAAACAG GTGTGAGCTGTTTGCTGGTTTACTTCGCTATGCTGATCCTTCTGCTGTCACCTCTGACCCCGTTGAAGGTCGTGACCTTACTCCAGGCCCTCAATCTGCCTGCAATCATGGTCAGCCGG CTGATCCAGATTGTGACCAACTACAGCAATGGCCACACGGGGCAGCTCTCCGCCATCACCGTCTTCCTCCTGTTCGGCGGCTCCCTGGCGAGAATCTTCACCTCAGTGCAG GAGACGGGTGACCAGCTGATGATTCTCACCTACCTGGTGGCGTCTTCCTTCAACGGGATCATCGCTGCCCAGGTGCTGTATTACTGGAGGGCGTCCGTGGAGAAAACCCGGAAAATGGACTAA